The Thermotoga sp. genome includes the window TCATTCCCGTTACGATCTCTATCGCATCGTCCACCGTCTCCACGGTCCATATGTGAAAAAGTCCTTTCTTCATAGCCTGGACGATCTCATCTTTCAACACGAGATTCTTTGCGTTGGCCTTTGGTATGATCACACCCTGCTCCCCATCAAAACCTCGACTCTTACACGCCCTGAAAAATCCTTCGACTTTCTCGATTATTCCCCCAACCGGTTGAACTTCCCCGTGCTGGTTTATAGAACCCGTCACGGCTATTCCTTGCTTTACAGGAACTCTGGAAATGGCCGAAAGAAGTGCAAGTGCTTCCGCAAGAGAAGCGCTGTCCCCCTCTACCTCACTGTAGACCTGCTCAAAACTGATTGAAGCGCTCACAGAAAGGGGGAACTCTTGAGCATACCTGCTTCCAAGGAACCCTTCCAGTATCAACACCGCCTTGCTGTGAATTTTCCCACTGAGATCTGCTTCTCTTTGAATATCCACAACTCCGGGTTTTCCAAGATAAACTTTCGCCGTGATCTTCACGGGCACCCCAAAAGAGTAGTCTCCAAACTCGAGTACTGTCAAACCATTCACTTGACCCACTTTGGATCCGGTTACCTCGATCATAAGGTCGAACCTTTTTATCATCTCATTGTATTTCTCTTCGAGAAGGTTCCTCCTCTTTTCCATCGCATTGAAAGCCCTGATAACATGAGAGGCTGTGGTCACTGTTGATCCATCCATCCTCGCCAGCTCTCCAGATTCGACTATGAGGTTCACGATGTCCCCGAAAACGGTCGAGAGCTTGGTACTGTCTTTTGCATGCCTCATAGCATACCAGATGACCCTCTTCACAGCTCCTTTGTCGAAATGAGGCAGGTTCTTTTCACGACAAACGGTAGATATGAAGGATGTGTATTTTTGAACATTGAGCTCGTTTCTTGGAATTTCCCAATCGAACTCTGCCTTTATCTTGAACAGCTTCCTGAAATCTGGATCCAGCTCGTAAAGGAGCTCGTAGAGATAGGGCGTTCCTATTACGAAGACTTTCAGGTCAAGAGGAATTTTATCGGGTTTTAACGTGATGGTGTTCGAGATGCCAAGAGTACTCTCAAGGTTTTCCACACCAATCTGACCTTCTAGGAGGACCCTCTTTAGATTTTGCCACACGTAAGGCTGGCTTAGTAAACGCTCCGCTTCGAGGATCAAGAAGCCACCGTTTGCTTTGTGAATGCTTCCAGGCCTTATCATCGCAAAGTCGGTCTGAAGAAAGCCTCCTCTTACGTAGTATTCTATCTTTCCAAACAGATTGGAGTACGTGGGATTTGTCTCGTAGATCACAGGAGCACCATCTAGATCGGAGTTGTCGACGATCAAATTCAACGAGTACTTTCTCATGTATATCTCTTTTCTCTCTTTGGTGTCCATCTTCAAGAAGTCGATCAAGTTCTCCACTATGTCCTTCTTTATGTCTTCCAGAAATTTCCTTATTGTTTCCCCCTCAAACTCGCTTTCCACTTCAGAAAAGAGTGGTTCTATGGCGAAAAGAGCAGTTCTTTTGTGGAATTCCTCAAGAGACTTTCTGAACTCTATGTCCAGCTTTCTGATTCTGTAAAGCGTACCGTCGACAAGGTGTTTCAATTTCACTTGTCTTTCTTCGATCTCCTTCCTTGCCCCATCTGGAAGAGCGTTCACTGCCTCCGGCGAAAGAGGTTTCCCATCCACTAGGGGAAGCATCACAACACCCGCGGGCGTCATCTGAACCATAAATCCGAGTTCTTTCGCCTTTGCTTCCAGACTCTCCCAGAGTTCCTTCTTCATGCGGGAAAATCTCTCCTCTATTTCAGAAACCCTTCTGGCGAATTCCTCGCTTTCAAAGGCTTTGTTCAAAACCTCCACCACTTCGTTTATCAGATCCTCGAGTCTTCTTTTAAAATTTCTCCCCTGTCCAGGCTTGAAAGATATCGCTTTAGGTTCATAAGGATTTTCAAAGTTGTAGACATAACCCCAATCGTTTGGAACGGAAAGTTTTCTTGCCGCACTTTGAAGCATCTTTTGAACGAAAGTGCGCCGTCCTGTTCCAGTAACACCCGTAACGAAGATGTTATAACCTTTTTCCCTGATCCTTATTCCTATTTCTATGGCTTCCCTTGCCCTCTTCTGACCTATGAACCCTTCGCCAGGAGGAACTTCCTCTGTGGTACGGAAATTCATAAAATCGAGTTCGAAATTGCTTATTTCTTCAGGTTTGAGTCTCTTGATCATAATTCCACCCCTTTTTCACGTGATCACATTTTATTGTACAATATTCGAAGAGGAAGCGACTCAGTTGAAGCGAGAAAGGGTGGGATTGATGGGAGATGTCATAGTGGTGACCTCCGGTAAAGGAGGAGTGGGGAAAACCACCATCACAGCCAATCTGGGATGTGCTCTTGCAAAGCTTGGAGAAAAGGTCTGCCTTCTTGATGCAGACATAGGTCTGAAGAATCTCGATATAGTCCTTGGTCTGGAAAACAGGATAGTCTACACACTGATCGACGTGGTGAACGGGAAGGTATCTCCTCAAGAAGCACTGGTCAGACACAAGGTGTTGAAAAATCTCTATCTCCTTCCTGCCTCACAAATCGCCACAAAAGAGATGGTCTCTCCCGAAGACATGAAGTCAATCGTCAGAGAACTAGTACCAAACTTCGATTACATAATCATCGATTCTCCAGCAGGTATCGAGAGGGGATTCAGAAATGCCGTGGCTCCAGCTGAAAAGATCCTTGTGGTTACCACCCCCGAGGTACCTGCTATCTCCGATGCCGACAGAGTGATCGGGCTTCTGGAGAACTTCGGCTTTTCTGATGACAGGATCCACGTCATAATCAACAGGTTCAAACCGCACATGGTGAAAAAGGGAGAAATGCTCACCACGGATGATATCAAACACACACTCTCTCTGGAGATCATAGCCGTTATACCAGATTCTGAAGAGATCATTATCGCCTCGAACACCGGGACTCCTGTCTCCTTGAACGGGAATTCCAGGATCTCTAGGAACTTCGAAAATCTAGCGAAGAGAATACGGGGAGATCGTGTACCCATTGAGGAAGACTTCGCTACCGTATCCAGGGGGTTTCTTGATTCGTTGAAGGACTTCTTCTCAAAATTCAAGAGGGGATGATACGATGAAGTTTCTGTTCTGGGAGTTTGGAAAGAAAAAAAAGAGCAGGGAGACCGCCCGAAAAAGGCTGGAACAGATCGTCGGGCAGACGAAAAGGAAGCAGATGAACATAACGGAGATCATACCAAGAGAAGTCCTCGATAAAAATTCCGACAAGATAAAAGAGAGAATCGCAAGCTGGCTCTCTGAAACGTTTAACGTGGAAAAGGATAAGATAAAAATAGACCTAGAGGAAAGGGAAGGCCACGTGGTCATAATTACGAACGTGTTCTTCAAATAGGAGGTGTGAGAGATGGTGAAAAAACTGACGATTCGATCTTCTACTCGCACTCAATTCATCGATATCACTTCAGAGGTTATCAAAGTGATAGAAGAATCGAAGATGAAAAGTGGCATCTGCGTTGTTTTCGTTCCACACACCACCGCGGGCGTAACGATAAACGAGAACGCGGATCCCAGTGTAAGACATGATATCATGACCACTCTTGGAAAGCTGGTCCCAGCTTCGACGAATTACACACATTTGGAAGGAAACGCAGATTCTCATATAAAAGCTTCTCTCGTTGGATCATCCGTTACACTCATAGTAGAGAACGGACGCCCCTTGCTTGGAACCTGGCAGGGAATTTACTTCTGCGAGTTCGATGGTCCAAGAACAAGGAGTGTTTACGTGAAGATAATAGAAGATTGATCATAGTAGCCTTGCCTTTATCTTCTCTTCCAGAGAAGTCTCCGTGAGCTCTTCTATGAATACCATCTTCGGTGGTTCCATTCCGTTGAAACGCGTATTGTACTCTACTGTGTACGCCCCTGCATTAACGAAACAGACAAGATCGTTCAAATTGGTGGTCCTTGGAAGAAGGATCTTATCGTATATGACATCGACACTGTCACATGTTGGTCCCGCCAGGTGATATTCCTCCAGCTCATCTTTTTCTTTCCCCAACACTCTTACTTCGTACTCAAAATTCTGTATGGTCTCGGCAAGGCCATGGAACACACCAGCATCCAGGTAGATCCACTTTTCTCCAGCTCTTTCACTCTTCAAGAGCACTTTTGTGACCAGCCAGCCAGCTTCCCCCACCATGTACCTTCCGGGTTCTGATATGAGTTTCAAGCCATGGACGAACCAGAGGTTCTCATCGACGGCTTCTTCGATGACTCTCCCTATCTCCTCCATCGTGGGAATGGGTTTTCTGTGCCGAACTGGGAATCCTCCTCCAACATTCAACAAAAAGAGATTCAAACCAGATCTCATGGCTTTTTTGAAGATCTTCCCAGCAACAGAAATGGCTTTTCTCCAGCTTTCAGGGTTCAGATTCTGGGACCCCACATGGAAACTCACTCCAGCGGGGACCAGCTTCATTTTAGCAGCATAGAACAGAAGATCCAGAGCGTGATCCGGATCGGTCCCGAATTTTCTGGAGAGAGGCCAGTCCGCGTCAGATCCATCCGTTGCTATCCTCACAAAGATCTCACTACCCGGTGCGCTGATCGCCACCTTTTCTATCTCCATCTCACTGTCAACTGCAAAAAGCCTGATTCCATTTTTGTATGCGAACGCTATATCCTCTTCTCTCTTTATGGTATTTCCAAAACTCATCCTCTTGCCTGGAACACCGAGGGCAAGAAGCTTTTCTATCTCTCCTTTTGACGCCACGTCGAAATTGCATCCCAGTTTCGATAGAAGAGAGAGAATGCGAGGATGGGAGTTTGCCTTCACAGCGTAGTATATATCGGCACTTTTCAAAGCCGCTTTCATCTCGAAGAACTTTTTTTCCACCACGGAAAGATCGAAAAGAAGAAACGGCGTTTTGGTCACTTCAAGAGCTCTTCGCACCCAGTAT containing:
- a CDS encoding secondary thiamine-phosphate synthase enzyme YjbQ → MVKKLTIRSSTRTQFIDITSEVIKVIEESKMKSGICVVFVPHTTAGVTINENADPSVRHDIMTTLGKLVPASTNYTHLEGNADSHIKASLVGSSVTLIVENGRPLLGTWQGIYFCEFDGPRTRSVYVKIIED
- the minD gene encoding septum site-determining protein MinD translates to MGDVIVVTSGKGGVGKTTITANLGCALAKLGEKVCLLDADIGLKNLDIVLGLENRIVYTLIDVVNGKVSPQEALVRHKVLKNLYLLPASQIATKEMVSPEDMKSIVRELVPNFDYIIIDSPAGIERGFRNAVAPAEKILVVTTPEVPAISDADRVIGLLENFGFSDDRIHVIINRFKPHMVKKGEMLTTDDIKHTLSLEIIAVIPDSEEIIIASNTGTPVSLNGNSRISRNFENLAKRIRGDRVPIEEDFATVSRGFLDSLKDFFSKFKRG
- a CDS encoding Lon protease family protein: MIKRLKPEEISNFELDFMNFRTTEEVPPGEGFIGQKRAREAIEIGIRIREKGYNIFVTGVTGTGRRTFVQKMLQSAARKLSVPNDWGYVYNFENPYEPKAISFKPGQGRNFKRRLEDLINEVVEVLNKAFESEEFARRVSEIEERFSRMKKELWESLEAKAKELGFMVQMTPAGVVMLPLVDGKPLSPEAVNALPDGARKEIEERQVKLKHLVDGTLYRIRKLDIEFRKSLEEFHKRTALFAIEPLFSEVESEFEGETIRKFLEDIKKDIVENLIDFLKMDTKERKEIYMRKYSLNLIVDNSDLDGAPVIYETNPTYSNLFGKIEYYVRGGFLQTDFAMIRPGSIHKANGGFLILEAERLLSQPYVWQNLKRVLLEGQIGVENLESTLGISNTITLKPDKIPLDLKVFVIGTPYLYELLYELDPDFRKLFKIKAEFDWEIPRNELNVQKYTSFISTVCREKNLPHFDKGAVKRVIWYAMRHAKDSTKLSTVFGDIVNLIVESGELARMDGSTVTTASHVIRAFNAMEKRRNLLEEKYNEMIKRFDLMIEVTGSKVGQVNGLTVLEFGDYSFGVPVKITAKVYLGKPGVVDIQREADLSGKIHSKAVLILEGFLGSRYAQEFPLSVSASISFEQVYSEVEGDSASLAEALALLSAISRVPVKQGIAVTGSINQHGEVQPVGGIIEKVEGFFRACKSRGFDGEQGVIIPKANAKNLVLKDEIVQAMKKGLFHIWTVETVDDAIEIVTGMKAGKLTKTGKFERGSVNYLVYRELRKMKKLLDGAFEETKKKKRKGKK
- a CDS encoding type III PLP-dependent enzyme; amino-acid sequence: MEYWVRRALEVTKTPFLLFDLSVVEKKFFEMKAALKSADIYYAVKANSHPRILSLLSKLGCNFDVASKGEIEKLLALGVPGKRMSFGNTIKREEDIAFAYKNGIRLFAVDSEMEIEKVAISAPGSEIFVRIATDGSDADWPLSRKFGTDPDHALDLLFYAAKMKLVPAGVSFHVGSQNLNPESWRKAISVAGKIFKKAMRSGLNLFLLNVGGGFPVRHRKPIPTMEEIGRVIEEAVDENLWFVHGLKLISEPGRYMVGEAGWLVTKVLLKSERAGEKWIYLDAGVFHGLAETIQNFEYEVRVLGKEKDELEEYHLAGPTCDSVDVIYDKILLPRTTNLNDLVCFVNAGAYTVEYNTRFNGMEPPKMVFIEELTETSLEEKIKARLL